The window AATGTTCTTTTTAAGTTCATTCATTTCACGCTGTATCAAGCATAATAAACATCGTAAGTCAGAATCCACATGTTAAAACAGTTTGATCAGCGTAACAGAAATATTACACATGAGCAAAATCATTCAGTCAAAAAATTGACACTAGTAACAATATTACTTACAATTGCATCTTGAGCTTCTAAGCAATTTGTATTGCCGTTATTAGAGAAACATTTTTCAAACATTTCAAAACGGCTTGGTTCTTGACCATTATTTTTTGCCTGTTTCAATTAAATTAAAATTGGTTTAACAATAAATGATATCCACATATTATCATAAAATAACTTTTTCCCCTTTAATTAATTACCTTCAACTCTTCTCGAACACGTGCATAACTCTTTTTTCCAGTGACTTGCATCAGCTTCTTCTTCGCCGGTTCGATTCGTTTTTTTCACAAACTTGCCGAGGTAGGAAAGTGATGTCTCATAAACGACAATACATTGATATAAGTAATATATAAGATGTGGCAGGATAACAATTACATACCTTGTTGCTTCTTCTATTCCAGTACCTTACAAGTTTTTGCCAATGATCTTCTTGGACTTGTGAACACCTAGAATTATACTGTTCTTGGAGTGATAAAGTTGGATCATAGTATTGCTTTTTTAATCTTGACCTCCAATTCTTTACCTTCCTCCCTAATGATCTCAAGATCCACCCTTCAGCAATAGCAGGAACATCGAATTTTGACTACAATAATAACATGTAACTTGATCAATTAAGTGCACTCGTAGTACAAATACAGAATTCTGAATATGTACCTTTACTACGTTAAGCAATGAATTCCTTTTAGCAACATGTTTCTTTTTATCAGAACTTATTTTACTCCATCTCCTGTAGATTAGGCAATATACCCTACTCCTGGCCATGGTTCCCAAGAAATGGGTGAGTTCACTAGTAGTTTTACTAACTAGTTGCccaaaattattaaacaaaacagTGGTTCGAATTCCGTCTTCTTTTCCCCAAGTTGTTAGCATTTTTGTTGGGCCTCTTTTTGGTCTGAACTTTTTGCTCATTTGTgcgtaataaaataaataaacagcCAACAATCCCAATCAATTAAATGAATCAAACAGTGCATATAAGCAACCAGATAGACAAAGATAACCTCCTGTAGTTTCTGTGATGTCAACTATGTCATCTTCGTCAATAAGTTGAAGCTCATCATCATCTTCTGGTATTTCATCACAAATgtcataatataagttataatgtaagAATTATACATTCAAAGAAAGATTCGTCTTAGTTGAGAAAATTTACCGTATTCAATTCCCTGTCATATTGTCCGCGATAATCTTCATTATCGTCATACATATATTTTAGTGTATCACAACAGTCATAATGAAAGTTAGAATATACTTAAGTATTAGTAAACAAATGAAAGATTCATGTGACTATAGCAAATAAACCGTCTGCATATTCAGTTTCTTGATTTTCTGCATGCAGTTCATTCTCATCTCCATTAAAGACGCCGTTGCCAGTTTCATTTTGTTCTTCATTCCTATTTGCTTCTGTAATTGCAATAAAAATAATATGAAATTGTATAAGTATATATTCATAATCATACTAGTCATTAAATATAAAAAATGATTTAAGTATTAGAATAGTCATAATGAAAGTAAGAATATAAGTATTAGAAAACAAATGAAAGATTCATGTGAATATAGCAAATAAACCGTCTTCATAATCAGTTTCTGCATTTTCTTCATGCACTTCACGTTCATTTCCATTGAATAAGTCATTGTTggttttagtttgttcttcattcctGTTTGTTTTTGTAATTGCAATTAAAATCGGTTATGAAAATGTTAAGTAAATAGTCATAGTCAAAATAGTcatttaatataaaaaataatataccTAAGGCTATctttttttataaaaaaacaaaTTAAAAATTAACCCACTGGTCTGTTGTGTTTCATTTTGATCAGCCCTTTGAATATACTCTTTTTCCTTACTCGTGACTGCAATATCTTTGTCCGTCAATGGCAAGCTGTTCAACTTAGATCTTGTATTCCTAATAGGGGATGATGGTGAATGAGCAGATTGgcgtttctgtgctaaattaatcgTTCGGTTAATGGTCAATGGTTTAATGAACGTTGCACGGTTGGTTGCAGATGTGGCTGCAGGTTTGGTTGGAGGTTTGGTGGAAGgttttgttgcggttgtggttacaGGTGcagttgtatgtttggttgctgtTGCAGGTGCAGATTTGGTTGCAGCTGTTTTCTGTAGACAAAGTGAAATGTAGTTAAAATACCTAGAAGGAAATTATATAATCATAGTTCATtaagtttacctttttaggcttttTAACTTTGGTAGCTTGTGATTGTTCTTCAGTTTCTTCACCTTCACCGTCAAAGTCATCAGCAGGATTACACTCTGAATCTTCATCAGATGGAAGGATTGATTTGTTATTACTTTTCTTTTTTTTACCAAGCTTACCCGTCACAGACTCAGCGGCATGCTTCAAACCTAaagcttcaaactttctcttgTTTTCCTCCATAGTTCTTTTTCTTACTTGTCATACTCATGTGCAGTAAATTTTTGCTCAGGCACTTTAGATGACTTTTTCGGTTGTTCCATTACTGGACTTCTTTGTAATCAAGCCCTAAAAATAGATTAAGTATGAATAAAAtatgttttaattttaatgattaagGAACAGAGGATTATGACTCGAGTATATGTGAACATGACAGTGTCAACTACAAATctggtaaaaataaaaattaatttaaGCCAAATAATCAATCTAAGCACAAACtatgttttaattttaatgattaagGAACAGTGGATTATGAGTCGGTTATGTGAACATGACAGTATCAACTACAAATATGGGTAAAATAAAAATTAGTTTAAGCTAAATAATTAATCTAAGCACAaactatgttttaaattgaatcatTAAACACACCAGAGGATTAAGACTCGAGTATGTGAACATGACAGTATCAACtacaaatatggtaaaaataaaaattaagtttaGCCAATTAATCAATCCAAGCACAAACTATGATTTACTTTGAATAATTAACCAACAGAGGATTACGACTCGAGTTTGTAAACATGACAGTTTCAACTACAAATATGGTTAAAATTTTAAGACAAATAATCAATCAAAGCAGAGACTGTGTTTTAAATTGAATGATTAATCAGAGGTTTACGAATCGAGTATGTAAACATCCACTATAATTATGGTTAAAATATTGATGTTTATCGATTATTGATTATACATGATGAAAATATAACAGTACATTGTAGAGTGAAATTGGAGTGTTCTTCCTAATCTCAATCTGAAAACCGAGTAGAATGAGGGTGAAACACAACATAATATCAAATGTAGGTTTGGTGGGAATGAATTTCATATTCAAAAAATTCGTCAATTTTGGGTTTGGTGGGAAAGAATTTTGGTTTCAAAATTTTCTATTAGGTCGTGGGGTAATTAAGAGCGGTTGATTCGGTGAATGGATCGGTTTTATAAGTTAATTATATAGGAATGTTTATTAATTTCACATTTATAGGAGTAGTAAACGTATAGTAGTATGACTTAAAAAAAACGTATAGTATATagtattgtttaattgtttaataaaCATTATTTTTTCTTgccatatatattaatttattaagtATAAGTCTTCAGTTTGTtgtatttaattttttttgtttgttgGCAAAATTAacgattaatattaaaattttgaaCATTCATAGATAAATGATGGAACCTATGAACAAATACAATAAAACATTACAAGAACAACTCGCAAAAAGCAAACTTGTTATACCTCAACGGATTGAGGATTAAACCTAGCAAACTCTAACTGAGCCACTATGAACATCACTTGATCCATAGAAGACCAAATCTAAATGAACAATAGCAATAAAACAGGAAAATAGAAACAATAAAGCAATCTAACCAAGCACATACAAAATACCAACGAAAATTACCGAAAACTCCAACTCAATCGGTTTTGGCTCCACATTTTCGATTTCTTTAATTTGACCGGGCGATTCGTGATCCCATCGATCTTATCTAAATATGTGAACCCCTTTATCATTTTGATTAGGAAAAGAATATATCAAAACACTTGATGATTTGTCACTACTTGTAGGTTAGGAAAAATTCCTTGATCAGCCAAAGAACTAATTTTTGAAGATATAGAACCCGAAGAACCGTGGATTGCTTTGTCATATTGTTTTGAAGAATAAACATGCATGCTTGGGTACCTTCACACTGTCTTTGAAGTCAATGGTACGTTGGCACCAACAGGAACATTATTATCAGGAGATGGTAAAACTGAACCGGGAATATTAGCACAAGATAAGATGATTACTAGTATGATCATCAACGAGAAGATTATATCTTCATCCGATGATGTAGATGAATTCTACTTTAAATTAAAACTCTCGGCCATTCTACACACCCATGCTGAAGTCGCTTAATCACCTACACCTGTATCAACCAAGATACTAATTCAGAGAGCCGAATATAAGCATATCACCACTCGTTGCATCATCCTTTGAAACATCTGACTCGTCATCTACGTCACTATGATCTACTTCATCCTGAGCACAATTATATCTTCAATTTCTTGAGCCCATGTAATAACCCTGACCATTAATCCCATACGGGGTATGGATGGTAAAAACCTCGACACAGTTATACCCGCGCCTCCTAACTGCGTGCCCAGGATGAAACATGTACTCTAATCCCATACggggcatggacggtaaaaccccCTCCATTTTTTTCTCAAACGCGatgtgggaaaggtgccatgggtggaacTTCATGGCAGAGGTGAAATTATGGGTtactatgtagccaacgggggtcgaactcctgaccaccCTCGAAGGAGGCAGGCCAGCCACCAACCGTTGGACCACGCCACAAGTATAATATATGCTTTTTGTACTTTTAGTGTATTTAACTAACAAAGCATTAGGCACTATCGATTGATGACCTTGAACAGGTTGTTCAGTTCGCAAGTATAATGCTTTTGTAATAGCAATAAAATCGATGGGAAACTCGATCAACTCAAACTCTGATGGATCACTGATCTTGTTAATCAAAATATTACAAACCGAAAAGAAGTCATCAAATTGATACATGAACCAAACTTGTGGGCATAGTCCAACGGTTcaccccatgtactttgtgtcatgtgaTAGGGAGAGTTCATTGTTCGATCCTtaaggatgacatgattttctttaaaccaattgaacaccaataatggtggtatatattgactctatagggaggttttaccggattcgttcacggacctctacccggaccACTACCCGAATTGATGTGTTCTCGGGTACCGCCGATTGGGTtcaggtttccgcccgaacgtgtgtgttacgtgcaaatgatgagggtcgttgtaATAAATTATCTACTGATGTCAAAAAAATCgagtttaaaaaaaatattgatatatgaaccaattttttttactttccagttttaccctcAAATATATTTCAACACTAGAAATTGTGTAACACATCATTAAGGGTAGTTTAGTAACTTCTAGTGTACTTATCAAACAAATTgttgttatatgtatatgtatatgtatatgtatatgtatatgtatatgtatatgtatatgtatatgtatatgtatatgtatatgtatatgtatatgtatatgcatgtaaatgtatatgtatatatatatctttaaaagaatatattatattatattatatattatatattatatagtataaGATTAGATTATTATAAATTACAACATTATCAATATCTTTCTAATTAAAACACTGGCTTCCAAAAATTATACCCTAATCTACTAGACGACGACGATCCTAATACTTCAAAATTCCAGACCTCATTAATTCTTAATCGCTGGTGAGTATTCTTGATGCTGTTCTTGgatttatatttttatcatatatcatatatctatGTTGTAAATTTGAACAAAAATCATGTAATAAAGACACTTATCGATTGAAACTATTCATTCCTCTATGAAAGAACATCGAAACTTCATTATTTACTTGCATTATATGGTTTATGTAATTGTTATCTACATCCTTAGTAACTGCAATTGATACTTTTCAATCGAAGTGCAAAAAATGGTTATTTTGGTTCTGTTTGCTTAAAATTGCGATACACTTGAGTGTTTAACGAAAATGCTGTCTTATATACTTTTATAATACATATTCTATTTAACAATGTAATTTATCTGCATGGTATTTTCTAAAATTagggtttttcgtgtttttagtacCAAAGGTTCATGTGTTTTGTTAAACATAAACTTTAGTATTAAAGTAACATTGTATCACATCTATATCATAAGGGTTTCACAAAGGTATCTATCCATCAGTTGTTTAGCATTATGTTTTCTATTATTCAACAACTGTAATTTTAGTATGTCGCTTTGTATTTTCAGCAATACTGGAATACTTTTATTATGTAAATGTATAATTGTGAAATGTTTATTAGATTTATACATTTTCCTGTATGTAAATACCTTTAGTTATTATGTTGATCTAATGGTTGAACTTAGTACAAGTAACACTTTGTTCTTCCCAACACTGACATATTAGTTTTATTGTTATGGTGATATtacttttttttttctgtattctgatttatatatttatataatatatttatataaattaaataaaacttatatttttacaaaataaaaataaagaaactttatagttttatatttaacaaactcttaaaaatatttatatttttgtttttctttttatatttttgtattaaaacgtatttttacaaaagcgtatttttataaaaataaaaaaatcccTTTTTTTtaaatagcgttgcgcttccggcgtttaagcaagaatgtccccggcagcggtgccaaaaatacttgatgttatgcgaggtgtatataaaatagtattatttttacaacgtaatactattaaatatgatacaattttacacaagatatttatttatttatagaatggatatacttaaaccttgctacaacacttataggcagtgtacctaatcgtacagtagtgtagtttttagtaagtccggttcgtccacagggaactcttaaacaagcttaacgctatattaattttaaatatataaaaatacaaatatatatataagtgatattattattataaaagggggttttttaccgtttaatgactggtttgtcgatttttaaaactttagtcgcagttaaaacctaatgtaaaatattaaaaataaatataacttaatttaaagcgtaaagtaaataacgataatgaaattgcgataaataaaagtgcgataaaataaaattgcgataattaaagagtacgataattaaaagtgcaattaaatacaatgacaataaataaaagtgcgataattaaaagtgcaattaaatatgaaataaaagaattatgcttatttaaacttccataatcatgatgtttgacatgttaatttttagtttattcccatgggttaattgttctttgtcctggattattcaatatgtccatacagatttgtccataatagtccatcagtcataatcataaaatgcagaagtctttgccaaattattcttattcccgaagtcaaatattccaactaattggggattcgaattgtaacaaggttttaatactttgtttaataaatacaccaggttatcgactgcgtgtaaaccaaggttttactactttgttaacaattacaccaattacccttgaatgtaatccacccctgtttcaacaagtctactaactattaatccagttccgtgtccggtaaaatgaacaattaatggtatttatagatatcccgcccaccgtgcccagtcaagcatatgtggttatatataaatacgtcaaattataagtctatatattaaattaacgaggtatcatttagttaatataaagcccattaatagcccatagtctaatttccacaagtgtcgttcttttgtccaaaccccaattatggtacaaagcccaattacccaatcttaatatttttagcccaacatcatgattacttcgtcttaaataagcataataataacttagctacgagacattaaattaaaaataacattaaccataacttacagtgattaaaaatagcgtagcgttacacggacagaatttcgacttacacccttacaacattcgctaacatacccttattattagaattaaaattaaaattaaaattatatatatatatatatatatatatatatatatatatatatatatatatatatatatatatatatatatatatatatatatatatatatatatatatatatatatatatatatatatgtttacgtatgagtaagaagaagaaaagatgggtgtatgatgaaccaaagctgcgaatttataggcatgtgggctggatttcagggccatgcgatcgcatggcttttgtgcctccaggccatacgatcgcatgggggtaggtagcagctcacatatttttgtttctttgcttgtcgacgttttaataaataaatataatatataaataattataagaattatttaaatattatattatatttatgtgcatagttgacttgtaatttttagttcgttgcgtcgagcgttgagagttgactttggttgcgtataatttaatatcttgtactttgcgttttgcgtcttgtactcttgtaattttgagacgtttcttatcaataattggaaccacttcgattgtactttgtacttttgagctttttggtcgtttgcgtcttcaattcgtcgaatctgtcttttgtcttcaccttttattatttaaaagaatatcacttgtaaatagaacaattgcaactaaaagcatgtctttctttagggataatgctatgaaatatatgttcatttttagcgttatcaaatattcccacacttgagcattgcttgtcctcaagcaatatagtcatgaaataaaaatactagaatcacttctttattcttcacactttgtacatcagtgatttctatacggcggtataaatattggtagtaacgatgtggtttacagtcccacatgactataaaaatttagatccattaaggaaattggatctttatgaaaacatttgatcttttgaaaattaaatctagctttt of the Rutidosis leptorrhynchoides isolate AG116_Rl617_1_P2 chromosome 5, CSIRO_AGI_Rlap_v1, whole genome shotgun sequence genome contains:
- the LOC139849092 gene encoding uncharacterized protein; this translates as MSKKFRPKRGPTKMLTTWGKEDGIRTTVLFNNFGQLVSKTTSELTHFLGTMARSRVYCLIYRRWSKISSDKKKHVAKRNSLLNVVKSKFDVPAIAEGWILRSLGRKVKNWRSRLKKQYYDPTLSLQEQYNSRCSQVQEDHWQKLVRYWNRRSNKAKNNGQEPSRFEMFEKCFSNNGNTNCLEAQDAIREMNELKKNIPPGTSDEPGPDDIFSKVKGNNKYGNADLYGLSVQATDLWGVTPARIAYTRENQMLKSRIVELEAETAQLNREKNHLNRD